aggcgggctcctgacttcgactatttcttaaaatgtaacacctccattctccaggtgggctcctgacttcgactatttcttaaaacataacacctccattctccaggcgggctcctgatttcgactatttcttaaaacataacacctccattctccaggcgggttcctgacttcaactgattcttaaaaacataacacctccattctccaggcgggctcctgacttcaacaacttcttaaaatgtaacaccttcattctccaggcgggctcctaacttcaactacttcttaaattgtaacacctccattctccaggcgggctcctgacttcaactacttcttaaatatataacacctccattctccaggcgggttcttgacttcaactacttttttaaactataacacctccattctccaggcgggctcctaacttcaactacttcttaaacaatgcattttattgttgttgttccttcctgcctcctgaaccatttttCCTTCTGATCTTGAATCATactctttcagaactgcttccctcaaaactggtgttttattcctccgAAAACTGATGGGGATAACACCGctgtttttaaaaaatatgtcattttcctACTTCAAAGACTACTTTCTTTAAAGCTGGCGCTTTCCTTCCACTTGAATTACTTCCCTCCGATTGGtattttcacttctctgaaacctaccgggaataacactgttggggaattatcttccttctttaagactagttactttcctccctttaacaatggtggggatggcaCTGATTCACAGAtcactacccttaaaactcgggttatcttgcttcttccaagattgctttctttaaaacttgtatcgcCTTCtctcgtatactgctggggattttacttccttcaagacttgtgttatcttccctcttccccaagtggctatctgatctcaagaaaattttcgcaatgagagaaaattttctgccccagtttgataatcttctttgtggccatgtcttcctacaatcaataatatttcatttccctgcttcaaatcaaagaaaaatttgttagtttaaaacgtgatgagtggtcgtgccactcctgctggggatggtttttttcttttcctttccctgctttgcgttttattacaaaacttgctggggatgatattatttgctggggatgatatttctgctggggatggtttttcttttctcttccttccccgctctgtgttgtccgatcATCGCgaaacttggtcgataatctgtcggagttgttcttGTATCTCGAAAATCTGCTgcgggatcctcttggaatttgatccataacttctcaacctcctaatttctgtttttctccaacttcctcTGGAAATTTGGTCCCCTTGGAATCTAtatccattcatcatttggtcttgcgacaaacttcttttcactTTGGCGCCTTATCtctggcctgtcctattcgcattttgctttgcactgTTTTGGCAActagtagtaagctctgaaaaatctttctcaaaacaaactgctggggagataaagtcttaaaacaaaagaaatgaaaagtgatgatttcaaaagataaaaaagaagaaatttttctgaacaaatgctggggaaaaagaaagaaaagaacttatctgaatgatataaccaatcccaacgatcatgtcgtacATTCCGGATTaaccaacccagtctatttgtatcaatcaatctttcggacgacCTCATCTccctggggataaacaggcacttgACTCTtggccaaatgcggatcctttcctccaatcttgtcttgtcgcctcatagtgcccttcgaggagttttcactaataatactctctcatttctctcaactcccgtcgccttatggtgcctgtgaaggttttcaccgataagactctctcgttctatttctctcatcttccgtcgccttatggtgcctgtgaaggttttcaacgataagactctctcattttattttattttcagctggggattggagtgctgccgatatgactctctctgctggggattctttcgactatcaattcatttccagcttatgatcctcttctctactggggatcaaagtgttattcccaacttccgtttgcatgacttggcacttctcggatactgatcgggaggtcttttttggacatcaatatgggtttttgtgtgtggctaaaagaaaaagggtaaaaggttcaaaataattttgaggGATAacacattacaactcttggaatcaactttctttcccaaaattataaacacaactcctgccccaattttcttgcttggagattttttttgttacactatgatcGAGCCGTGAGACGCCTacatatccttctttgaggaatcaggtcaaacataattcccaattcctttgtttttcttgtgactttcttttgtctttattatcattatttttctcttctctttttctttcattttcattactgattccaaaagaggggtatgaaagaataaataaggttcaaagggggaagcaaaggttaaagtgtttggatagaagaaagaattgcctccgtcatttcattctccgataaatgccaagtacaaacaaacatcaattacaatcaaaagaaatcatacataatatctcttaactgcatcagaattgatagccatatcaacgcatttcccttcgagtattaggtagtagagtaggtagtctagagtgttcataacagtagtattgacaCACAATCTCGTTTTCTGTTGGTAATATGTTTTTATGACTAATCgtttttttctttcattgttgatcaccttactatcttgttgtttttattctattattttttggTACTGTCCTTCTTGTTTATATTTTTCGTTAATGTGGTGCTCATGCTTTcgtgagccgagggtctattcgAAATAACCTTTCCATCTGCATACTACCCTTCCCATATCCCAAGGTGTGGGATAATATtgagtatgttattgttgttgttgtagttgtattgcaagtttattcttgaTATTGTTGGTGCATAAACAATACAAtatatccaaatattatatattatatcaTAAATATACAATGCAATACAAGCAAGCTGTAAAGAAAAGAATACATACGACTTTGGCCTTTTGTTCACAAACATATTCCATTTTTGATACAACAGTACTGTCCATTAGTTTGAAGTCAGAAGGAGTGGCGTCGGAGATGAGTTTTTGCGGCGGTAGGCGAGACAAGCACAACTCTTATCATTACTCTCTGTGTCTGTCGGTCTTGTTGTTGGTCACAGCGACGGCCGCGGAAGATGCGTCGACAATCATATCAAGATTCCAACAATACCTTCAGATCAATACAGCCCAACCTCAGCCCAACTACTATGAAGCCGCCGAGTTTATAACCTCACAGGCGAAGTCGCTGAATCTCGAATCCCAGACCCTGGAGCTGGTGAAGGGCAAGCCTTTGATTCTCCTGAAATGGGCAGGCAAGGACCCCAGCCTCCCTTCCGTCCTCCTCAACTCACATACCGACGTTGTCCCTTCCGAGCATCACAAGTGGGCCCACCCACCTTTCTCCGCCCACTTAGATCCCGCTACCGGCAACATCTACGCCCGGGGTTCTCAGGACATGAAGTGCGTGGGCTTGCAGTACCTGGAGGCCATTCGTAAGCTCAAGGCTTCTGGCTTCCAACCAACGCGCACTGTCTACCTCTCCTTCGTCCCCGACGAGGAAATCGGCGGTGTCGATGGAGCCGGAAAGTTTGTCGATTCCGATGTCTTCGTGAAGATGAATGTTGGGATTGTACTTGACGAGGGCTTGCCTTCTCCCACCGAAAACTATCGTGCATTCTATGGGGAGAGGTCCCCCTGGTGGCTGGTCGTTAAAGCTGTAGGTGCTCCTGGACACGGGGCTAAGCTATATGATAATTCTGCCATGGAGAATCTACTTAAAAGCATCGAAACTATAAGGAGATTCAGGGCTGCGCAGTTCGATTTAGTTAAGGCGGGACTGAAAGCTGAAGGCGAGGTCATTTCTGTTAATATGGTCTTCTTGAAAGCTGGCACCCCTTCTCCCTCTGTAAGTCAGGCTAACTGTTTGATTCTGACcattttttatgttataaaaaataCTTGAATATTGAACTTCCCTTGGTGATATTTTTAGCAACGAGAACTTTGTGGCTCATCTAGTTCTCCCTGTAGTATTCCTTGTCTGACGAATTCTTTGAGTCTTTGATTGAGCTTAATCATTCATTGCCATCAAGTGCTGTAGTAGTAACCTTACACACTATTTGATGGTTTTTACAAATTCTGTAAAGTACTAATTTTTTCTGAGAGAAGAGCTTAGATGCTTTTCATAAAGTGACAAAAGAGCTTAAATGTTACTGTAGTTTAGTGAATGGAGATAAATTTAACTATTGGAGTATATGAATTTGAACATTTCATAACGCAGTTCATCTTAATATGCTTTTTTCTGCTGTTCCTGAGGTTCAATCTAACAAACATTTGGAGAGCGATTGATAGAAGATTTAGGGTGTTTTCCGCATATATTCCTCTTTATTCGGCGGAACAACCCTTTCTTGTCAAACAGTAGCGCCCTTATTCATGCAGTTGAGATAAGTTTAAGACATGGACTTCTTTATTTCTGTGGCAGGGTTTTGTCATGAACCTGCAGCCATCTGAAGCCCAAGCAGGATTTGACATCAGAGTACCACCAACTGCAGATCAAGCATCCTTGGAGAAGAGAATAGCTGAGGAATGGGCGCCTGCTTCACGAAACATGACTTTTGAGGTATTAGGAATAATAGTCCTCACTTCTCCTTTTAGAGCTGCAATAGACAATCTGTAATGATGTGACTGCCTCCTGTTTGCTATACCTCCTCAGTCCTTTTCCAAAGAGAAAGAGGCTTAGAACAATTTGCATTTTACTGTTTTCCTTATTTTGGGTGTGGTGCAGTGGTGGATAATCAAAAGAAAAGCGTTCCATGCCTTTCTTTTCTTCCAATCTGGCATGAAGTGTTAGCATAGTGAGCCTAGTAACCAGCAGTCTATCTGAAGCTTTGATTAGGTCTGTCTTTCAAGCAGAGGCGGACCCAGGAATCGGCAGTCACGGGGGCACCATAACattcaatataaatttatcaCTGCTCATAAAGATTGGTGCGGGAGCCTATGCTAATATCTGACTATTTTTTAAGACATTTGCAAGTGTAAGGGGAGTTTTTGCAGAAGTTACAGGGTGCCAGTGACCCCTCAACCCATAGTGTCCGTCCGCCTCTGCTTTCAAGTTACTGCACTGCAGTTAGTTTATGGAAGTAGAAAAGTCTACTGCACTGCGAGAGTTTCTACATTTCCAGCTTGTTCTCATCCTTTCACTTTCTATGTCCTTTAATCAGCCATGTTTTCCCTCATACAAGGGAATATTCTGAATTGAATAATATAGGATTTGGCAGGCCCTACTGTTTTCAACAAACTTTAGTTGCTTCCATGTTCCGGAGAAGTTCTTGTAATAGAGACATAAGTAACGAATATTTGACTTTTATATCTTAGTATTTACTTCTCGACCCCAGCTGGTTTGGGATTGAGATAGTGttagtgttgttgttgttgttgttgttgtcttctTTGCTTCTCCAAGACTAAACCTGAATGATCTGCTCTGGGATCTGTCACTAGTTTTTAGCTATTATGTTTCTTCAATCTTCCTTCGCTACTTTACTGATGACAACTTTAGTAAAGCTTCTTGCAAAACTTCCAATTTCCGAGGAGGTTGTGTCCTTCAGTATGCTCATGCATATGCTGTATCTTTTAATTTTAATATGTGCACGGACGCATTTCTACTTCAAGGCATGCTAGGCTTGAACTGTATGATGTGAAATGCTAGTTACATTTGGGTGTCCCATTTTAAAGGATGTCCTTGTAAGCATAGGCAGCCAGAGTTTTTGAAAGAGCATGAAAGTACTTTGAATACATCTGGATGCGCAACATATGATGGATGTGCTAAGGAAATTCATAAATGAAACCACTTTCCTTGCCTGCATACTATTTGAGATTTCACGTCCTTTCACTGCCCTGTCTCTTCAACCCAGGAGGGTGTTAAGGAGGCAAAATTATGCGCCTTTTTATGCAAAAGTTTTAATCATTTTGTGAAGGAACTATCAATCCTTTTAGATTAAAAAAACATCGTAAATGGAAATTCTTTTAAATATTAACTCGTCTTGAGGTCGGAGGTTAGGTGCTTCCTTTATTGTAGCTACTGGAAGTTAAGATATTATGTTGTCATGTTCCTCGTATTAGTTGACTGATTCTTATTTTGTCAGACAACATGCTTTGTTAAAATGGAATAGTAAAAAGGATACATCATCTAATTTGTTTTCTTGTTTGCTTTTTGGACTATGTTTTTACAAGATCTTTTGAGATAAGAAACTTCACAACTTCAACTTTTTTAAAAGACAAATTAATGAACTCAATATTTCTAGAGAAGTTGGTCAAATAGACCCTCCAAAAAGAATGAGCGAAATAAAGTGGGATGGGTGGAAATAGTTATCTCATATCTGAGACTGAGTGTCTGAGAAGTTCAATATTCTGCTGGGACCTACAATAGCCTGAGCTTGTAGGGGAGTCTGTGAGTAACATGGCTTTGCTTTTGTTGATTTGTTGTCTTAGGCTTAAATGCGTTTTTATATTTGAGAAAACTCTTGTCTGAAACTCTTCACCTAGCTAACGTGAAAGGACCATACCATCATTTGTAAATGGATGGCAAATTCCCGACCCCATAAAAAATACATGTCCTCACCCCCAACCTTCTGAATTCTGTAGGTGGTTATTGTCGTCTCGGGCTTAATGCGTGTTCATATTTGAGAGAGCTCTTGTCTGAATACTACTTGATCGAATTCCTTGCTGGTTATTGTTTGACTTCGTATCAGCTGTCTATTTGAACAATATTTAGAAATGCTGTATGTTAATTTAAGAGACTGGACGATACCCTTGTTCTCCGACAGTTCAAGCAGAAGGTGTCTGTGAATGACAAGTTTGGAAGGCCAGCCATTACAGCTGTTGACAGTTCCAATATTTGGTGGGCACTGTTAGAAGAATCTATCGTCAAAGCTAATGCTGGAGTTGGAAAACCAGAAATATTTCCTGCATCGACAGATGCACGCTATTTTCGGGAGCGAGGCCTGCCAGCAATAGGATTTTCTCCAATGGCAAACACTCCCATTCTTCTTCACGACCACAACGAGGTGAGCATTATTTACTATTGCATACTTGGTGAGACGTGGTAGTGTTGTCTGTGCTTAAACACATACAGTTTTTCAAACCTATTAAACATACTCTTAAGATGGGAAAGCCAAAAGAAATTGAGAACTCCACaataaggaagaagaaaacaatGTGATGGCTATGGTCAGTGGCGAAGCCAGGAAATTCAATAAGGGTGTTAAGGGTattcaaagtctatttttaatcaataacaagtaatatttttgGCGAAGGGTGGTCAGTTTACCACCCTTGGGCCAACATATCTTCGCCCCAGGCTATGGTTACTCTTTACCAGTTATCAACTATTTGATGCATATAAACAACATTTTACACGACCCAAAAAAATGATGTAAATTATGACCATAGCAGCTGAGGATTCACCAGTTTTCAATATTATGCCTGTGATAAAGTAAATTTGACTGGACTTGAAAATTGTGTTCCCCTGTTTAAATAGTTTTGCTTTATCTGGTGGAGATCCTGACTTTGGCGTATAAGTTAATACACATTCTCTATTGCTGCAGTTCTTGAACAAGGATGAGTATTTGAAAGGTATTGATGTTTATGAGTCAATAATCAAAACGTATGCATCTTATATTGAGCATCCAAGAGATGAGGCTCCGAGGGAAGAATTGTGAGCAAGTTCCATTGAAGAAACCTTGACCTTCTTTTGTCTTGGAAGACAGGGACGTCCCAACGTCTTTCTACTGTATGAATAAATAACATGGATATTTCACAATCATTGACCAAGATGACCAATGTGTAAAACCTCTTTCCGAGGGTATTGCGGCCTACCTTTAGTTTTTGCGTTTTGGTTTAGTTTGATCACTTTGCTGCTTGTTAGACTTAGATGGCTCTGTAATCTCTGAAGTTTCTTTTTACCTGAAATGCTTGAATATGAACTtgaaaaaagaaaattgataTAACGTGATCCGACAGTTTTCTTAAACTAGTTTTAGTCTATGTGTGTTGCACGTGTATGCAAGTCTTTTTTCCATAATTTTGGAACAATTTATTATGCTTGACATAAATCACCTCGAAAAATCATTATTTTTCCATAAAATGGTTCATCAACGTCCTAAAGCTCTCGCATTTTTTCCTATCATAGAACTGTGGATGGATATTTATCTTTATCAAGAAATTGTACGATAATAAAATAATCATATTCATTTGTTGATATTATATGGTAGCCTGTTTTAAGTATCATGTATGAGGTAAATATCAAAATGATATTTTAATTAATTGGCTGAGAATTGTGAAAAAAGGATTTTCTTACATTATCTATTTGATTTTCCCCATAATTTCTTTGATAATTTTATTTCTCTGAGTTTGTATGTAATAATGCACGCTCATTGCTTTTTATAAAAACTGCGATTCAAATTAACGTGCATTATCAATCATTATTTGAAAGCAATGACGAAAGATGATGTTGTGCTTTAAAAGTATAAACTTTTCTTTCAAGATGTGCCATTTGTTTGTCAAACCTaaaatcaaaagatattatgacccagaaaaaaaaaaaccaaaagatATAAGAGCAAGATTTCATTAGGATTTTTATTTTAGCGAAGATTCTTTAGTTTTTTCTAACTAACAACAAATAACTCGTACTCCTTTCGACCTTTGCAACAAAATTAGGAATGGCAGGCGGTGCGGGTGGGTTCTGTCTAAATCCGTACAATTTTATTCCGTCCCGTCCCGCATAGGATTTAAACCCGCATTCATCCGTCCCACATTCTACCCGCGTTCATCCGCCccacattttttttttaaaatctctctctttctctctctctctctttttttttttggtttttttgcaGTAGTTGTATTATATAAAGACGCCACAAACATCTACACAACATCTTAATTTTGCATAAAGATACACTCTGTATTTTTAAGCCTAAGCATTTTGTTCTATTTGCTATTCATTAATTTTCACAAAGATAATTTAAGAAACACCGTCAAAATTATCTTCTACGTTTTTAGTTATTTCTGGTATTTCCTATCGATGAAACAAAGCAAAGTATGTAGACTTTGGTAACTTTGATAATTAACATGGCACTCTGTACAGATTCCCATATATTTTCATTCTCCTATTTTTGGTATTGTTTATtagttcaaaaaataaaatctcCAACCCGCGACTCGCCCCACCCCGTatgattttttaatttaaaaattgaaCCCGCCGCAACCGTAAACTCTCAAATCCGCCCCGCCCTGCTAACACTTAAACCCACACCCACACCGCCCCATTACCATCCCTAAACAAAATGTACTTCACATGCTCATATTGAAACCTTGTAGCATGAAAATATATGCCTCCTGCATTTCAACTTATAAATATATGATGTCGATAGCATgcaaagatttttttttcctcCTAAATTAATGTAGGAAAGATTACAAATAGGGTAAAAGATAGTATTTGCTACACGTATTAGATTTGTAGTTTACGgcactaagagcccgtttggccaaacTGCCAAAATTTGCTTATTTtggaaagtactttttttttaaaagtacttttttcaaaagtacttttgaaaaaaaaactttttgtgTTCGGACAATTCATTTAAGAAATACTTTTTCCAATTTGGTAAACAAattgtgtttggccaatctttctaaaaagtacttttgagtgtCAAATTACCAAAAAGAATAGTACTAAGGTCTTATAAttcttttaaagagaaaaataaacttaaatatttatcataagatgcttttattattttttattttatttaataaatataaaacataaaagtacaaacatattaaagatttaaatcaattTTACATATATAGTTATACCAAAGCATATAATATTATCTAGTATATTACTTATCGTTACATGAtgattggaataatcaaaatacatcattcaaTATAAATTAGAAGTCTATTCCACAAATTACTATATATTGATAATCCACCATGAAATAATGAGTAAAGTTACTCACATATAATAATATTTCTCAATAATTTCATCTCTACTTCTATTGCACAACGCCTCCATATTAGTATAAGACTTGCCTTGCATTTCTAAAGGAATAACAGAAGGCCCATCTCCTTCCCCAATCTTTGCAGTAATATCTTCAATAGCATAATAGTTGAATTCCTTATCGGTAGAAGAATCGTCGGATGAAATTATATATAGCCATGGTTGTTGTAACTAGATAATTCTGAgtgtcaaacttgaaagatggcattgagcgtaaaataataattattttaaatatatataaagattcgtaaaaaaatagttaagtatgtttaaattcaaattcaaaaagtgcaactaattattaacaacagataatatataatttaatattttttaaaatttaaattcaaaaagaaactaattattacATAACCTTACTAACTTTGTCCTAAATTGCTAAGTGGCCTATTGTGAGGCCGCCACTTGGCTTAATGTGgatgttttttttaataatagaTAGATAGATTATGCGATGCAATTGTAAATTTATTACTTATTTATACGTAATTTTCACAAATTAGATTTGATGACTGttttgaagattcgggagctaatAATATATAATAGAATAAATTATAAATGATTATTTGCAGGAAGAGAATTGATATCCAAAGAAGGATGTAGATAATTTGCTTTagtgtgaaaaaagaagaagataatttgTAAAGTTACAAGACATTAcacaaagaaaaaaatcaaaaacaagaaaagtcaataaagaatttgaaaagttaCAATATGATTCATGTATACAATGtctttaattttaaaagaatggtaaaaactagaaacaaaaatgaaaagaaaaaaacttaAATTAGTAAAGGataatttgaaatatatatatttacggtgaggata
The sequence above is a segment of the Nicotiana tabacum cultivar K326 unplaced genomic scaffold, ASM71507v2 Un00025, whole genome shotgun sequence genome. Coding sequences within it:
- the LOC107817856 gene encoding aminoacylase-1-like precursor (The RefSeq protein has 1 substitution compared to this genomic sequence), which produces MSFCGGRRDKHNSYHYSLCLSVLLLVTATAAEDASTIISRFQQYLQINTAQPQPNYYEAAEFITSQAKSLNLESQTLELVKGKPLILLKWAGKDPSLPSVLLNSHTDVVPSEHHKWAHPPFSAHLDPATGNIYARGSQDMKCVGLQYLEAIRKLKASGFQPTRTVYLSFVPDEEIGGVDGAGKFVDSDVFVKMNVGIVLDEGLPSPTENYRAFYGERSPWWLVVKAVGAPGHGAKLYDNSAMENLLKSIETIRRFRAAQFDLVKAGLKAEGEVISVNMVFLKAGTPSPSGFVMNLQPSEAQAGFDIRVPPTADQASLEKRIAEEWAPASRNMTFEFKQKVSVNDKFGRPAITAVDSSNIWWALLEESIVKANAGVGKPEIFPASTDARYFRERGLPAIGFSPMANTPIPLHDHNEFLNKDEYLKGIDVYESIIKTYASYIEHPRDEAPREEL